The Eurosta solidaginis isolate ZX-2024a chromosome 4, ASM4086904v1, whole genome shotgun sequence genome includes a window with the following:
- the LOC137251165 gene encoding uncharacterized protein — protein sequence MHSRTVCWVSLALFAVLTVGFVDGGAIKENNVMVVKNMVEFKKSHPELCLLPLRKETGKARSQSVRYTLGGRIAGDHLIAQAADINYYQVEKDATIQLTYPQSGTGSIVTYVEIVCEQASNDGNAYVTAGGIGQRSISIVLDASKTTFFSYNVQYFGSD from the exons atgcattCGCGCACAGTGTGTTGGGTTTCTCTAGCTCTTTTCGCCGTTTTGACGGTGGGTTTCGTAGATGGTGGTGCAATTAAGGAAAACAACGTTATGGTTGTTAAGAACATGGTTGAATTCAAGAAAAGTCATCCCGAGTTGTGTTTGTTGCCATTGAGAAAAGAAACGGGCAAGGCGAGATCACAGTCGGTGCGTTACACTTTAGGCGGACGTATTGCAG GTGATCATTTGATTGCACAAGCTGCCGATATCAATTACTATCAAGTTGAGAAAGACGCAACAATTCAGCTGACTTATCCACAATCGGGCACTGGCAGCATTGTCACTTATGTAGAAATCGTTTGCGAGCAGGCCAGCAATGATGGTAATGCTTACGTAACAGCTGGTGGCATTGGGCAACGTTCGATCTCAATTGTGTTGGATGCAAGTAAGACCACGTTCTTCTCGTACAATGTACAATACTTTGGTTCAGATTAA
- the LOC137251166 gene encoding uncharacterized protein produces MFSIVQKCIIVFILLSIALAADLKYSGIDTVSNDSRYTVLHPEVDLITFDKTHYVGGQYVFSSGKRISGDRLLLNFQDKTQFTSAVDIEALLRYPSQGEDTNIITRVEIYAAVSSEDADTHFVEGGINKSYCHILFAYNSTNYVEFEIFIYGY; encoded by the exons atgtttagtattgTACAGAAATGCATTATCGTTTTTATTCTTTTGAGTATCGCCTTAGCTGCTGATCTTAAATATTCGGGTATAGATACCGTTAGCAATGACTCCCGTTATACAGTCCTACATCCAGAAGTGGACTTGATTACATTTGATAAGACCCATTATGTTGGAGGACAATACGTATTTAGTTCGGGCAAGAGAATTTCAG GCGATCGCTTGTTATTAAACTTCCAGGACAAAACACAATTCACTAGCGCCGTAGATATTGAAGCTCTGCTACGCTACCCATCCCAAGGCGAAGATACGAATATAATCACAAGAGTGGAAATTTATGCCGCAGTTTCATCAGAAGATGCAGATACACATTTCGTTGAAGGCGGAATCAATAAATCTTATTGTCATATACTCTTTGCTTACAATAGCACAAACTATGTGGAATTTGAGATATTCATTTACGGCTATTAA
- the LOC137251171 gene encoding serine protease persephone-like isoform X1 gives MFVLILLLFYICDVIPATVTSRSEADEGDACIIKPDIYGKCALPRNCPELEQQMQNLGLKRQDVVRCSFTAYEEIICCPTATRTSVLDIFNTTTSYIKTETNLVGINDARGNFGAQERKAVKACRLLNEYSEPYTVPHILGGSPVAPGEYPHMAAIGYASINEGGPPYEIRCGGTLIDKRFVLTAAHCVNRRDVIPIIVRLGVTDFSSADQMQNSIDVPIETVHIHKDYNSLQKYDDIAIIELKNEIEYSSLVFPACLHTDLTDPPANAQLNVTGWGTTNLRTKEKSDVLLTARVKILNLENCNASYASQGILPSRGIVSTQMCTRDPDFKSDACWGDSGGPLNLIINESSRQMQVIGIVSAGSGCASVAPSLYTRVAAYLDFIEDIVWKNL, from the exons AGGGTGATGCGTGCATAATAAAACCAGACATTTATGGAAAATGTGCTCTACCCCGCAATTGTCCTGAACTTGAACAGCAAATGCAAAACTTGGGACTGAAACGACAAGATGTTGTTCGATGCAGTTTTACAGCTTACGAAGAAATAATATGCTGCCCGACGGCAACGCGCACAAGTGTGCTAGACATTTTTAATACGACAACGAGCTATATAAAAACTGAGACTAACTTGGTTGGGATTAACGATGCGCGGGGCAATTTTGGAGCTCAAGAACGAAAGGCAGTCAAAG CCTGTCGCCTGCTCAACGAATACTCAGAGCCCTACACTGTGCCACATATTCTAGGTGGCTCTCCGGTGGCACCAGGTGAATATCCACATATGGCTGCAATCGGCTATGCATCGATCAATGAAGGTGGTCCACCTTATGAAATACGTTGTGGTGGTACGCTCATCGATAAACGTTTCGTACTCACAGCAGCGCATTGTGTAAATCGACGCGATGTAATACCGATTATAGTACGTTTGGGTGTGACCGATTTTAGTAGCGCGGACCAAATGCAGAATTCTATAGATGTGCCTATTGAG ACGGTTCACATTCACAAGGACTACAATAGCCTACAGAAGTATGACGACATTGCAATAATTGAACTAAAAAATGAAATTGAGTACTCTTCTCTAGTATTTCCCGCGTGTCTGCACACCGATTTAACTGATCCACCCGCTAATGCGCAACTGAATGTCACCGGCTGGGGTACTACTAATTTGAGAA CTAAGGAGAAATCCGATGTTCTGCTAACAGCGcgtgttaaaattttaaatttggaaaattgtAATGCGTCCTACGCAAGCCAAGGCATCTTACCAAGTCGTGGAATCGTATCGACACAAATGTGTACACGTGATCCAGATTTTAAAAGTGATGCCTGTTGGGGTGACTCTGGTGGCCCGCTCAATCTCATCATCAACGAAAGTAGTCGGCAAATGCAAGTTATAGGCATTGTGTCGGCTGGTAGTGGCTGTGCGAGCGTAGCGCCTAGCTTGTATACTCGTGTAGCAGCATATTTGGACTTTATTGAAGATATTGtttggaaaaatttataa
- the LOC137251171 gene encoding serine protease persephone-like isoform X2 — protein MQNLGLKRQDVVRCSFTAYEEIICCPTATRTSVLDIFNTTTSYIKTETNLVGINDARGNFGAQERKAVKACRLLNEYSEPYTVPHILGGSPVAPGEYPHMAAIGYASINEGGPPYEIRCGGTLIDKRFVLTAAHCVNRRDVIPIIVRLGVTDFSSADQMQNSIDVPIETVHIHKDYNSLQKYDDIAIIELKNEIEYSSLVFPACLHTDLTDPPANAQLNVTGWGTTNLRTKEKSDVLLTARVKILNLENCNASYASQGILPSRGIVSTQMCTRDPDFKSDACWGDSGGPLNLIINESSRQMQVIGIVSAGSGCASVAPSLYTRVAAYLDFIEDIVWKNL, from the exons ATGCAAAACTTGGGACTGAAACGACAAGATGTTGTTCGATGCAGTTTTACAGCTTACGAAGAAATAATATGCTGCCCGACGGCAACGCGCACAAGTGTGCTAGACATTTTTAATACGACAACGAGCTATATAAAAACTGAGACTAACTTGGTTGGGATTAACGATGCGCGGGGCAATTTTGGAGCTCAAGAACGAAAGGCAGTCAAAG CCTGTCGCCTGCTCAACGAATACTCAGAGCCCTACACTGTGCCACATATTCTAGGTGGCTCTCCGGTGGCACCAGGTGAATATCCACATATGGCTGCAATCGGCTATGCATCGATCAATGAAGGTGGTCCACCTTATGAAATACGTTGTGGTGGTACGCTCATCGATAAACGTTTCGTACTCACAGCAGCGCATTGTGTAAATCGACGCGATGTAATACCGATTATAGTACGTTTGGGTGTGACCGATTTTAGTAGCGCGGACCAAATGCAGAATTCTATAGATGTGCCTATTGAG ACGGTTCACATTCACAAGGACTACAATAGCCTACAGAAGTATGACGACATTGCAATAATTGAACTAAAAAATGAAATTGAGTACTCTTCTCTAGTATTTCCCGCGTGTCTGCACACCGATTTAACTGATCCACCCGCTAATGCGCAACTGAATGTCACCGGCTGGGGTACTACTAATTTGAGAA CTAAGGAGAAATCCGATGTTCTGCTAACAGCGcgtgttaaaattttaaatttggaaaattgtAATGCGTCCTACGCAAGCCAAGGCATCTTACCAAGTCGTGGAATCGTATCGACACAAATGTGTACACGTGATCCAGATTTTAAAAGTGATGCCTGTTGGGGTGACTCTGGTGGCCCGCTCAATCTCATCATCAACGAAAGTAGTCGGCAAATGCAAGTTATAGGCATTGTGTCGGCTGGTAGTGGCTGTGCGAGCGTAGCGCCTAGCTTGTATACTCGTGTAGCAGCATATTTGGACTTTATTGAAGATATTGtttggaaaaatttataa